The genomic segment ccaaaACCAATTACGTTCCAATTTGCCAAATAGGATGTTTGTCCGCTGTCGGCTTCCATACCCTGACCAGGAAGTTGCTGCAGTTCAATTCATTCCACAAACAGCTCAAGTTTGTATTGTTGCATCACCTTTAAGTCATTTAATTGCGATATGCGTCGGAGAATTGAACCTCAAGCGACAGGCAACGAACCCGCCAATAAAAAGGTAATGTTGTGTTCCCGCTCTCCAGCTGCTGATTTAACTACACGTGACAACTCTGTTAGCCAGTTTCAGGTTGCTTGAAACCAACCGTTAAAGCGTCACGTTGACTCGTGTTTTCCTCGTTCTTGTTCTGGTCTTACAGTATTGACAAGCTTTAAACAGTATCACACAGTGTTTCTCTCAGTTTTGTAGCGTGAAGCGGAGCAGAACTCCGTTTAAAAGCTGCAAAGCTAAtgacttattttattatttacaacgTAGCTAGATTAAATGTTATCACTGTCTTGTCTGATACTCTAATATGTCTTCTACTGTTCTTTGGTTAACCCAGATGATAAAAGGATATATGATTGCAGATCTTGGTACAGCTGAAACTCATACATACAGTGcctaacacatttattagaccacctgtaCTTAAAACGAGAacatctttcaaaaacttgtttacaactaaaaatgtcattgttatttatttagcaaATAACAAACGGAATTCACATTTTTGTACCCAAACTTgagccggctcactgggcttcttctttGAGAAGTCAGAAATCAAGTGTATTATTCAACCACTACtcattttctgttcaggaatgaaagtaaataactataatttgacatcttaatcaataaataataataatgtgctttactatatttgctgtttttttttgtaaaacagtaaatttgaaaattcatgaaTAACAATGATAAATCATGACATTTTAACTTCTTATAGAAACataatgattttgataattaacaatgctgttaatttagggcagctgtggcatatactgtacattgggTGGTGCTCTAataaatttgttaagcactgtacattcatacaaacatacattgCAGTGTGAATGTATGTCCATGtgttaaaaaacccaaaacatagTCAAAACAAAGAAgggttattttaaatgttaaccaAATTTTCAATATTGTTTTAAGACCACTTGCATACCAAGTATGTCTATTTCAGTTTATGTGACATCTGTTGTGTGCTACAGTCAGAGGCAATATATTAATCAAAGTAACAACACAATAAAGTTCTAAAAAATAGGtctaaaaatatatttgaaatgtgcaattgaaacaagagaaaatgcTGATAATTGCAATAAAGCTCTTGATTATTTCTATGCACATTTTTTGCAGGGTATGATATGACAGAGGGTGACGATCCTGGCTAACTTTACAGTTAAAAGAGAAATGTAGGAGGATTTGGCAATCAAAAAAGGCAgagaaatataataatagtaattatacCTCTCCAACTCTATAGTTGAGGTAGGACATAAGTGTTTTACTTCTTCTCCTTCTACTTATTTTTTTGGACTGGTAATGTTTACCTTAAAGTCACTCTGGATATGTTATATGAAACATGATGTGTGACTCAAgattcctgtttttcttctctatgAAAACTAGGATGCAGCGGATAAAACAACTCCCAGTAAGGCTGAAGCTAAAGGCAGATTGTCTTATACATCTGTGCTCATAAACATCGGAAAGTTTTTACTTTTAATCATTGTCATCCCTCCATTCCTCAACTATGCATCActgcagagagagggacagatgCTCCTGCCCAAAGGTTTGCTTATCTTAGTATCACATAAtcattgttctgttttatttcatacttACCGGTAAAACAGTTTTTTAACTTCTTCAAGGCAAATGAAGAATTGTCTGTGACGTCTAATGTCTCTTTTCTTATTCATCTTGTCTTCAGATGGCCAGATTGTTGATATTAGTTTGGGTCAGAAGATGCATCTTTTGTGTAAAGGGCAAGGAAAACCAGTtggtaattattattttgtttatgtgtcATGAAATATATTCTGTGACCTTCTTGTGTCTGAGCTCAGTCTAACCATTGTGTTCTTGTTTAGTCATACTGGATGCTCCGACTGGAATGTCCTCAGACATTTGGTTTCATGTCCAAGAAAGTTTGGCCACACTAACAAAGGTAAGGAATATCACAGTTACTGTGTGGGTTGAAaaaatatagattatatagaaatatagatatatatatatatatgtatgcctctctctctcaaattTCTCTGTGGAATCATGCAGATTTTGTTATTGGCTCTTAGGGCCATGTAAGGACGGTCCTCGCAGTGGCCACATTATCTCTGTTCAACAAGCAGAAAGTCAAAGCTGACAGCCTGCCCCATGTATTTGTCTtaaatgtgaccaaaattaGGTCACTGGCCTGTTGCAGAAGATCCTTCTGAACAACTGCATCACAATGGTTACATAAACCACTCCCCACTGCTCTGTTTCCACCTACACCTACTATTTTATCCTTCAGTGCAACGACAGCACATTTTAATGTGCCTTTTACAGGGTAAGGAAAGGACAGGGTCATCACTGAACGTTTCTTAAATGTATGTGTAGGTGCCATGGTGTTATTAAAAAAGGCTGTGGTGTCCATGTTTGTCACATTGCTCAGGTTTGTACCTATGACAGAATGGGACTGGGCTTCAGTAAGCGAGTGATGCAGAATGAAACCACAGGAACTGAGAGAGTTTGGGGGATGTCAACAACTGGACGGTgagaatatttctttttttttttttttaagagtcattcccaaacaaattaaattcagCTTAATACTAAAGCAAGAGTCCCTGAATTTGAAACAAATGCATACCAGTAgccaatcaataaataaaggtgtcaaaaaaaacaacaaaagccatGTTGGTAGCTCATGCattattgtaataaaaaaaaaaaaacagttatttcaTCTGGACCACATGGAATGATTGGCTGGGTTAGAGGGatgaaaaacagcaattcaTATTGCTTCTCATCATCAAAAGACATTGCTGATGTAGGTCAGGGATTGTGTCACCTGTGCAAGTGTATTATACAAAGCAAATTGGCATGTACGCTTCTGACcaacatttcaattaaaatggTAGCCTGAGACGAGCAGCACATCACATTTGAGAACCAGCAGATGTTGTGTTGTGGCTTGACagatcttttttattttttggatgaatacattttttattaggtcaataaaatgtcaactGACCTACACCCAGTacaattttcttttgtctgaCCAGAGAGCAAAATGTCCAAAGATATTATATAAACGACTTTACTCTGTATTGAAGAAAAATCGTTAACTTTAATTAGCGGCCTGATTGtcacgttttttttcccccattggACTCTGTAGATTGACTATTTGATTAATCAATCTGTAATTTCAGTTCTACCAATAACTGCATGGAGTGAAGGATAAgctctaaatgtgaacatttcatgTTTGAATCTGTCAATTATACTGTGtcaagtaaagaaagaaaagaaatatatcCTGTTGCACCACAGTACAGTCAGCACTTCTATAACAGATGAAATGTAAACAGGGAATCAATATTTCCTTGATGAAGTAGCTGTTTGGGACTGAACAGACTCATGTGTATGGACACCTCATGTATTATCGCCTGTCCTCTGCCCTGCCCTGCGTCACATGGTGTTAGTTATGTTCTGGCCTCTAACACAGTAATGCACTTGTCAAATCTTAAATACAAGGATGACCAGGTAGGATTTGCCAAAGGACGGTTACCTTGTTCACCTTGGCATCTAGCTCAGAGGCTGATTTGGCCAACCTTTTGAAATGCGAGCCGTTTCCCAGAGTTTAATAACTCAAGGACTTTGATGACTACTTGTCCTCAAGactttgtattgatttattcacaAACCCAGGTCGCCAGATGGCTCTGGGTGGAGCTGCGACCTCTCGTATACTGATGATTCTCCGTCTGATGATACAGTATAAGTTTCCTGGTGATTGTACTGTGGTGTTATTTAGTTGAATTTGTCcttttaagttttttgtttttttttacatcttaatACAGACCCTAATAAACCTGTTAATGAGCATATCAAAGATTAATGAGATGTATTCCTGTTTCTCACTGGGAGTCTTTGTTCCACCTAAGTGAAAAATAGACCACCTGGCCCAGTTTGCAAAGTGTCCTGGTTTTGGTGCATATACAGATGAATGTTATTGTCTTCCAGGATGGTGGATGATCTGCACCGACTCCTGCAGGCTGCAGGGATTTCCAAGCCCTTCATCCTGGTGGGCTCTGAGCTTGGCGCACTCAATGGCAGATTCTACAGCCACATTCACGATGTGTAAGTATTATACAAGTATGGAAAACTGAAGCTAGATCGTTGCATTTGGGTTTGTAGCCTTCATTgagcaaacaaatgaaattcGTGTTTGTATCATGGAAAATGTATAATGTGAAGGCACTATCGGTGAGCATTTTGATGTGGTGTTAACAGCAAGAAGGTTCTTGGTTTGAATTCTAGTTTGGTTTAGGATACTTGAAGACTGAGTTGACCttaggtgtgaatgtttgtATCTGGCTGGCGATTCGTCCATGGAGTACTTTGCCCTTCCCAAACAGGGAAATGGggtgccttttttttctaaagtgcTTAAATTACTCATAAGATTGTATAGTGATAATAAAATGAGAAGCAATTCCACAAGAAAATAAGACATCCATGTTGGTAAGAACATActtcaaataacacattattaaaaATTCAGATTCAATTCTCCAGTTTTAGCATTAAGGCATAACTATGAAGGATTTGTACCCTAGTCCCCCTACCACCAACCAGCCATGCAAGCTCAGGGCTGCAGattcagaatcaggaggtctcttCTTGTGTCtcacatgaaacacaaattgTTTCATGGCAATACACACTCACCCCCCTAGATAGGTGCCAGCTACAGGATCAAGGCAGCAAGAGTGTTATATTCTATGAGTGGACCAGAACTAACATTTGTTAAGCTAATAGAATCTCACCAGTCTCTTTTAAATGGACACCAAACctttgttcaaatttaaaaattgctgtttttaaaatgtctttataaaatatgtaataaagTCTCTCTCTAGCTCAAACTTAATACTGGATATTCCAGGGTCCATTCCCTACAACCCCATAACTCAGCTGATTCAGAGACAAGGTAGTGATTAATGTGGCAGGTAGCCTGTATCAGGAATGAAAGATTTAGCATTTAATCAGGCACGATGTTGCAGATGTTAAGGGAGAAAATTAAATCGTGGTGAGTGGATGACACGTCTCAGAGTGGAAATATTGCTCCTGGAAGTGGTGTACGTGTGATTATCTGTCTGTGGGGACACAGAACAGACAAATGTACAGGACATGACAGAACGATGACTCCATCCATCTCACACTCATTAAGGTCCAGGCCAGGGGGGGTAAAGTTGACAAGGGTAGCCAATGAGTCTTGTCTCATCTGAGCGTATTTGTGTGTGCCCTCTCATTGTCCCTAGGCAAGTGACAGACCTGGTGCTGATTGATCCCCTTCCAGAGGACATTTTCGAGGAGGAGCAGTGGAAGGAGTACTGGTGAGTTTATAGGAAGATTCAGGGGGGCATATGAAGGACAGAGGTGGGGGGAATAATTAAGGGAGATGGGAGCAAAGGAtgaaaggaaagaggagagaagatggCAAGATGATGGAGCATAAACTAGAAAGAGATGTGAAAAATCTGATTCAAACGATTGAATAGAAGCGCTTGGAAAGGAGCGAAGAGGATGATAAGGAGTTTTGAAGGGTATAATGGAGCTGATAAAAAGCGAGTCACagggaggagaaaaataaaaaattaaatgtgtgaAGAAAGAGAGGATTAGGACAAggggcagacagacagaagagcGACAGAGATGCTAGCATAATTCACGTATGAGGCTCCAAACCTCTGCTTTATTGGTTTTCATGGTCATAATGGCTTGATTGTCTTTGTTGGGTGGGGCTCGTTAGTGTGATTAATTGGAGGCCAAAGAAACTCATTAGCTGATTGCACTCTTTTAGCATGAAAGACACGAGTCGAGAGCGAGGGTTGTGGCTGACTGACAAAGTGTTAACACTGCTTTAAACCTCTAGATGAGATCCACGTCAAGTGGTGCTCATCGTCACATCATACATCTCATTATGCATTAATTATCATATAAGGGGGTGGGTTGTTATTAATAACTAGAGTGTCGAGGAGACCTGTTAGAAGTGTCAATTATGCAAAAGTGATCCTGTGAAATCTTATATAATATTTGAAAGCAACAACAAAGCAAATGCTCCTTGAGGATGCCCACAGTGAAAGTTCTTCCTGGCTCTTTACATCCAACCATATGATCAGAAAGACTAATTAATTAGTCAGACTAATTTTTTTTGCCAGTGTCTGATCATAGCACCTGCTTTTTCTGgccttttctccttttgttgaGGAGTTCAGCACATTGGCATGTTTTACTTGTCTCACTTTGCTTTATACTAGTAGATTGTTGCTGCCATTAACAGAGCCAGGGCTGTGTGGTAACGCACAAAGAATAGAAGAATCCCTGACTATACCATTATGACTCAACAGAAGTTTCTCTCAAAGTAGTATTTAGAATATTGGAATGAGCACATTCTTATACAGTTATGGTGACATCCTTTTGGATACATTTAGGGGTTTAACTTTGACCTTTGCATCATTTGGGCCTTTATATCTATAAGATCTCTGGGGCAGTAGATAAGAACTGTTGCTCATTTTTGGGTTCGTATACTTACTTAATTTGTTTTAGTTCTTaatggtttggcaccatcttacctatggaacttctttttcttcacaccatagatgtttttcattcacataATCCAAAAGTTTATGTAATGCG from the Solea senegalensis isolate Sse05_10M linkage group LG9, IFAPA_SoseM_1, whole genome shotgun sequence genome contains:
- the si:dkey-122a22.2 gene encoding uncharacterized protein si:dkey-122a22.2, which encodes MRRRIEPQATGNEPANKKDAADKTTPSKAEAKGRLSYTSVLINIGKFLLLIIVIPPFLNYASLQREGQMLLPKDGQIVDISLGQKMHLLCKGQGKPVVILDAPTGMSSDIWFHVQESLATLTKVCTYDRMGLGFSKRVMQNETTGTERVWGMSTTGRMVDDLHRLLQAAGISKPFILVGSELGALNGRFYSHIHDVQVTDLVLIDPLPEDIFEEEQWKEYWYGKLLPSFQTRQFSAATGLSRMLIILGAMEPAVNGEGVTEEVVQRQKYLLSNPAHQSSAVEEHYFLNESAAQVRDITKFKPLSSRVSVSVITGDHFDKQIPEHLNQMVAKLQKKFLEESYPSANHIHIKGADRRMIYKKPSAIIQHLRRIVNQQQAKEQSQ